One Castanea sativa cultivar Marrone di Chiusa Pesio chromosome 4, ASM4071231v1 DNA window includes the following coding sequences:
- the LOC142632320 gene encoding uncharacterized protein LOC142632320: MGETEDSKKHEDKGEVEKKDKKEKEEKHGDDDVKEDKGEEKKKDKDKKKKDKDGKEGKEGGKENKDDDAKEEKGEEKKKDKDKKKKDKDGKEDKEGGKEKKKKNPEDKKDPAKLKQKLEKIDSKMQALVAKKEEILKLLKEVEQGGPNASEASGPPITSS; encoded by the coding sequence ATGGGAGAGACAGAGGATTCCAAAAAACACGAAGACAAAGGCGAAGTTGAAAAGAaggataagaaagaaaaggaagagaaacaCGGTGATGATGATGTAAAAGAAGATAAGggagaggagaaaaagaaggacaaggacaagaaaaagaaagacaaggatggtaagGAGGGCAAAGAAGGTGGAAAGGAGAACAAGGATGATGATGCAAAAGAAGAGAAgggagaggagaaaaaaaaggataaggataagaaaaagaaagacaaggatggtaagGAGGACAAAGAAGGTggaaaggagaagaagaaaaagaatccTGAAGATAAGAAAGACCCTGCAAAACTGAAGCAAAAGCTTGAAAAGATTGATTCCAAAATGCAGGCACTGGTGGctaagaaagaagaaattttgAAACTGCTTAAAGAAGTTGAACAAGGTGGCCCAAATGCAAGTGAAGCATCCGGCCCCCCCATCACCTCCTCTTGA
- the LOC142631254 gene encoding mitochondrial outer membrane protein porin of 36 kDa-like, whose translation MYYPGLYFDIGRKARDLLYNGYVQRPPKDLHFQRFDCNLDLSCQFRDIVPGLRTLFKLSIPDSAKVELQYLQKYVGISGGLGLIADPLTGISPLINFSGVLGSDFLSLGTDVAFDISTGTLNKLNAGLSISSDFLIASLTLHDKLDSWKASCYYVMNPLTNTAIGAELKHTLSDSDSAITVGGQHALFPSTLMKARINTYGRAGALIQQEFWEKVALTLAGEVDFMDINETPKIGLSIAFRL comes from the exons ATGTACTACCCTGGTTTATACTTTGATATTGGCAGAAAGGCCAGAG ATCTTCTATACAATGGATATGTTCAGCGACCACCAAAGGACCTTCACTTCCAACGCTTTGACTGCAATCTTGATCTCTCCTGTCAAT TTAGAGATATTGTGCCTGGACTGAGGACCCTTTTTAAACTTTCCATTCCTGATTCTGCCAAG GTGGAACTGCAATACTTGCAAAAGTATGTTGGGATATCAGGAGGTCTTGGATTGATAGCAGACCCTCTTACGGGAATTAGCCCCCTCATAAACTTTTCAGGCGTGTTGGGAAGTGATTTTCTCTCCCTTGGAACTGACGTTGCCTTTGACATATCAACAGGAACATTGAACAAACTCAATGCTGGTTTGAGCATCAGCAGTGACTTTCTTATTGCTTCCTTGACCTT GCATGACAAGCTTGACTCTTGGAAAGCATCTTGTTACTACGTGATGAACCCCCTGACCAACACTGCCATTGGAGCTGAGCTGAAGCATACCCTTTCAGACAGTGACAGTGCCATCACAGTTGGCGGCCAGCATGCATTGTTTCCTTCTACATTGATGAAGGCTCGAATAAACACATATGGCAGGGCAGGTGCTCTTATTCAGCAAGAGTTTTGGGAAAAGGTTGCTCTAACTCTTGCTGGAGAGGTGGATTTTATGGACATAAATGAAACTCCTAAGATTGGCCTGTCTATTGCTTTCAGGCTTTAG
- the LOC142631253 gene encoding hypersensitive-induced response protein 1: MGNLLCCVQVDQSTVAIKEKFGKFEEVLEPGCHFLPWCLGSQLSGHLTLRLQQLDVRCETKTKDNVFVNVVASIQYRALADKASDAFYKLSNTRSQIQAYVFDVIRASVPKLTLDAAFEQKNDIAKAVEDELEKAMSAYGYEIVQTLIVDIEPDDHVKRAMNEINAAARMRVAANEKAEAEKILQIKRAEGEAESKYLSGLGIARQRQAIVDGLRDSVLGFSVNVPGTTPKDVMDMVLVTQYFDTMKEIGAASKSSAVFIPHGPGAVRDVASQIRDGLLQGSVQH; the protein is encoded by the exons ATGGGTAATCTGCTTTGTTGTGTACAAGTTGACCAATCCACCGTGGCTATCAAGGAGAAATTTGGCAAGTTTGAGGAAGTTCTTGAGCCAGGATGCCATTTCTTGCCTTGGTGCCTTGGAAGTCAGCTTTCTGGTCATCTCACTCTTCGGTTACAGCAATTGGATGTGCGATGTGAGACAAAGACAAag GACAATGTATTTGTCAATGTCGTTGCCTCTATTCAATACCGTGCCCTGGCAGACAAGGCAAGTGATGCCTTTTACAAACTCAGCAACACAAGAAGCCAAATCCAGGCCTATGTGTTTGATG TAATCAGAGCAAGTGTCCCAAAGCTCACCTTGGATGCTGCTTTTGAACAGAAAAATGACATTGCCAAAGCTGTAGAAGATGAACTTGAAAAG GCTATGTCTGCTTATGGGTATGAAATTGTACAAACACTCATTGTTGATATAGAACCTGACGACCATGTCAAGCGAGCAATGAATGAAATCAATGCAG CTGCAAGAATGAGGGTGGCAGCCAATGAGAAGGCGGAGGCTGAGAAAATCTTGCAAATTAAGCGAGCTGAGGGTGAGGCTGAGTCGAAGTATTTGTCTGGGCTGGGTATTGCTCGCCAACGTCAAGCAATTGTTGATGGATTGAGAGATAGTGTGTTGGGCTTCTCTGTTAATGTGCCAGGGACCACGCCGAAGGATGTCATGGACATGGTTCTTGTTACCCAGTATTTTGACACAATGAAGGAAATTGGTGCTGCCTCAAAATCCTCTGCTGTGTTCATCCCTCATGGACCTGGTGCTGTTCGTGATGTAGCATCTCAAATTCGTGATGGACTTCTTCAGGGTTCTGTTCAACATTAG
- the LOC142632851 gene encoding uncharacterized protein LOC142632851: MEKSLRLGFVATNNEAEYEAFLAGALMVRQLGGEVVELYCESRLVVGQVNGEFEARDERMQGYLSRVKCALNRFKSFVLKRIPRGQNAHADSLAMLATSLGSKLSQVALVEDMISFSLANIPAIGVHSFQVGPSWMDPIVIFLKQGILLEDKTEVEKVHKNAPYYWLSEEQKLYKRSYLSPYLLCVHPEAVEPILEELHEGICRSHTGGETPFSMKYGVEAVIPLESGFPTLKSNQYSVEGNNHMLLDNLDTVEERREVASVKMASYQQKLKQAYDNGVKLRSLVPGDLVLRKVVGTARNPAWGKLGPNWEGPYRITSVVDIETYYLEDLDENVIPRPWNVNNLRRYYY, from the exons ATGGAAAAATCATTACGGTTAGGTTTCGTAgccactaacaatgaggccgagtatgaggcTTTTTTAGCAGGAGCCCTAATGGTCAGGCAGTTGGGAGGAGAAGTGGTAGAATTATATTGTGAGTCCAGGTTAGTCGTTGGACAAGTCAATGGAGAGTTTGAAGCTAGGGATGAAAGGATGCAAGGGTACCTCAGTAGGGTGAAGTGTGCTTTAAACAGGTTTAAGAGTTTTGTATTGAAGCGAATCCCTAGAGGACAGAATGCTCACGCTGATTCATTGGCTATGCTTGCTACTTCCTTAGGATCGAAGCTTTCGCAGGTGGCGTTGGTAGAGGATATGATAAGCTTCAGTCTCGCTAACATACCGGCAATTGGGGTTCACAGTTTTCAGGTGGGACcgagttggatggatcctattgtgATCTTTTTAAAGCAAGGTATATTGCTTGAGGACAAGACTGAGGTAGAAAAGGTACACAAGAATGCTCCCTATTATTGGCTATCTGAGGAGCAGAAGTTATACAAGCGCTCTTATTTGAGTCCGTATCTTTTGTGTGTACATCCTGAGGCAGTTGAGCCCATATTAGAAGAATTACACGAAGGCATATGCAGAAGTCATACTGGTG GTGAGACACCCTTCTCAATGAAATACGGGGTAGAAGCGGTAATCCCTCTAGAGTCAGGATTTCCAACCTTGAAGTCTAATCAGTATAGTGTTGAAGGAAATAATCACATGCTCCTTGATAATCTTGATACCGTTGAGGAAAGAAGAGAGGTAGCAAGTGTGAAAATGGCTAGTTACCAACAAAAGCTCAAACAAGCATATGACAATGGAGTGAAATTGAGGTCGTTAGTTCCAGGAGaccttgtactaagaaaagtagTGGGGACGGCAAGAAATCCTGCATGGGGCAAACTaggtcccaactgggaagggCCATATAGGATCACGTCTGTAGTAGATATTGAGACTTATTACTTGGAAGACTTGGATGAAAATGTAATCCctcgtccctggaatgtaaacaatctacgacgttactattattaa